A region from the Rhodospirillaceae bacterium genome encodes:
- a CDS encoding Crp/Fnr family transcriptional regulator, whose protein sequence is MISKRVNIPESESGASWPDAADGLPDPKLAPEAALSRFLFFQGLSPEVREQVAGIIDWRTYGAGATIIAQDETDHDVCFLFSGQVQVLRSSRSGRDVHYDSIKSGNFFGELSILDDMPRSATVIARSECAVGKITGRQFLDLVATHEKPALVLLRRLAVIIRDANERIANLSLMNAEQRLCNELAGQVEADPGNLQRYRVYPVPTQLELAARAGVTRQTVARVLSKLNQENIIERRGRVLHIHDRKKLQDIALAGKQT, encoded by the coding sequence GTGATAAGCAAAAGGGTAAATATTCCAGAAAGTGAGTCGGGGGCCAGCTGGCCGGATGCGGCTGATGGCCTGCCTGATCCGAAACTTGCCCCTGAAGCCGCATTGAGCAGGTTCCTCTTCTTTCAGGGACTTTCGCCCGAAGTCCGCGAGCAGGTAGCTGGGATCATTGATTGGCGAACATATGGCGCCGGTGCAACGATCATTGCCCAGGACGAAACGGATCATGATGTTTGCTTCCTGTTTTCCGGACAGGTTCAGGTTCTTAGAAGTTCCCGTTCGGGAAGGGATGTCCATTACGATTCGATCAAGTCCGGCAACTTTTTTGGCGAACTGTCCATTCTTGATGATATGCCCCGATCGGCAACGGTTATTGCCAGGAGCGAATGCGCAGTGGGAAAAATAACCGGGCGTCAATTTCTCGACTTGGTCGCTACCCATGAAAAACCGGCCCTGGTTCTTTTGCGTAGGCTTGCGGTCATTATTCGTGACGCCAACGAGCGGATTGCAAATCTGAGCCTGATGAATGCGGAACAGCGGTTGTGTAACGAATTGGCGGGTCAGGTGGAAGCTGATCCCGGAAATCTGCAAAGATACAGGGTTTATCCGGTGCCGACGCAGCTCGAACTGGCCGCCAGGGCAGGGGTAACGCGACAGACGGTTGCCAGGGTTCTGTCAAAACTGAACCAGGAAAACATCATCGAAAGACGCGGCAGGGTGCTTCACATTCATGACCGGAAGAAATTACAAGACATTGCTTTGGCTGGAAAACAGACATGA
- a CDS encoding response regulator — MTSDIHASTHLNITSQMLRGMTILLVDDEKFSRTTVARMLNSLGCLDVLYAENGEEALQVLSAGNSDVDVIISDFNMPISHGLQLLRAVRTGSNNIKRATPFAMLTGYSDKRLVDLALALDVNAFLVKPVSKDGLEKRLGKLLKQVKSDSWLKETYSYTAMDVDGILEEISKPESEQKTSRGLELLPKQQPLFRNSKIPQNVKPVKKQEKTGPVEVKGLPEEPEKVVGVEARGLPDPSEATPQADQAPEVLGGAAPASARPQLEGELCPINQLPEGAVLARDVFTADGRLFIHAATELTPRIVSILGDLHELGHPVESIWIATEEAPSE; from the coding sequence ATGACGTCCGACATCCACGCATCGACCCATCTGAACATAACGTCTCAAATGTTAAGGGGGATGACAATCCTGCTTGTCGATGACGAGAAATTCAGTCGAACGACTGTCGCCAGGATGTTGAATTCACTGGGGTGCCTTGATGTTCTGTACGCTGAAAACGGCGAAGAGGCGCTGCAGGTGCTGAGTGCCGGAAACAGTGATGTTGATGTCATTATATCCGATTTCAACATGCCGATTTCCCATGGCCTGCAGTTGTTGCGGGCAGTAAGGACCGGAAGCAATAATATCAAGCGAGCGACGCCCTTTGCCATGCTGACGGGTTACTCGGACAAAAGGCTGGTCGATTTGGCGCTTGCATTGGATGTCAATGCGTTCCTGGTTAAACCGGTTTCAAAAGACGGGCTGGAAAAACGTCTGGGTAAATTGTTGAAGCAGGTGAAGTCGGATAGCTGGCTCAAGGAAACGTATAGTTATACAGCCATGGATGTTGACGGCATTCTCGAAGAAATTTCAAAACCTGAAAGCGAACAAAAGACCAGTCGGGGCCTTGAGCTGTTGCCTAAACAGCAACCGCTTTTTCGAAATTCAAAAATTCCCCAAAACGTCAAACCCGTAAAGAAGCAGGAAAAGACGGGACCAGTCGAAGTCAAGGGATTGCCTGAAGAACCTGAAAAGGTTGTCGGCGTGGAAGCCCGCGGCCTTCCCGATCCATCAGAAGCCACACCACAAGCTGATCAGGCACCGGAAGTATTGGGCGGGGCCGCACCGGCATCAGCCCGACCGCAGTTGGAAGGTGAGTTATGCCCTATAAACCAACTGCCCGAAGGCGCTGTCCTGGCTCGCGATGTTTTTACCGCCGATGGCAGGTTGTTTATCCACGCAGCTACGGAACTGACGCCGCGCATTGTTTCCATTCTTGGCGATCTTCACGAACTGGGACATCCAGTGGAAAGCATCTGGATCGCTACAGAAGAAGCACCTTCCGAATAA